A section of the Prionailurus bengalensis isolate Pbe53 chromosome C2, Fcat_Pben_1.1_paternal_pri, whole genome shotgun sequence genome encodes:
- the EPM2AIP1 gene encoding EPM2A-interacting protein 1, with the protein MFMTPKRSKMEVDESRVFRAEWTQRYLVVEPPEGEGALCLVCRRLVVATRERDVRRHYEAEHDYYERYVAEGERAALVERLQQGDLPVVTPLTPEERAARAGLGLARLLALKGRGWGEGDFVYQCMEVMLRDVLPEHVSALDGVDLSPEVTRQRVLNINKNLRSQLFNRAKDFKAYSLALDDQAFVAYENYLLVFVRGVGQDLEVQEELLTIINLTRHFSVGALMAAILEALQTAGLSLQRMVGLTTTHTLRMIGENSGLVSYMREKAVSPNCWNVIHYSGFLHLELLSSYDVDVNQIINTISEWIVLIKTRGVRRPEFQALLTESESEHGERVNGRCLNNWLRRGKTLKLIFSLRKEIEAFLVSIGATTVHFTDKQWLCDFGFLVDIMDHLRELSELLRVSKVFAAAAFDHICTFEVKLSLLQRHIEEKNLTHFAAFREVVDELKQHLKEEQKIFDPDRYQVVICRLQKEFERHFKDLRFIKKDLELFANPFNFKPEYAPISVRVELTKLQANTNLWNEYRVKDLGQFYAGLSAESYPIIKGVACKVASLFDSNEICEKAFSYLTRNQHTLSQPLTDEHLHALFRIATTEIEPHWDDLVRGRNEPNP; encoded by the coding sequence ATGTTTATGACGCCTAAGAGGAGTAAAATGGAAGTCGACGAGTCTCGGGTTTTCCGGGCCGAGTGGACCCAGCGTTACTTGGTGGTGGAGCCTCCGGAGGGCGAAGGGGCCCTGTGCCTGGTCTGTCGCCGCCTCGTCGTAGCCACCCGCGAACGCGATGTCAGGCGCCACTACGAGGCCGAGCACGACTACTACGAGCGGTATGTGGCGGAGGGCGAGCGCGCGGCCCTGGTGGAGCGTCTGCAGCAGGGCGACTTGCCCGTGGTCACCCCGCTCACTCCCGAGGAGAGAGCCGCCCGTGCAGGCCTCGGGCTCGCCCGCCTCTTGGCCTTGAAGGGTCGCGGCTGGGGTGAGGGGGACTTTGTGTACCAGTGCATGGAGGTGATGCTGAGGGATGTGCTGCCCGAACACGTAAGCGCTCTGGATGGCGTTGATTTATCGCCAGAGGTCACGCGGCAGAGGGTCCTCAACATTAACAAGAATCTACGCAGTCAGCTTTTTAACCGAGCCAAGGACTTTAAAGCCTATTCCCTTGCCTTGGACGACCAGGCCTTTGTGGCCTATGAGAACTACCTCCTGGTCTTTGTCCGTGGCGTGGGCCAGGACTTGGAGGTACAAGAAGAGCTTCTGACCATCATCAACCTGACTCGTCACTTCAGTGTTGGGGCCCTTATGGCGGCAATCCTCGAGGCCCTGCAGACGGCAGGGCTTAGCTTGCAGCGAATGGTTGGACTCACCACGACCCACACGCTGAGGATGATTGGTGAGAACTCAGGACTAGTGTCATACATGAGAGAAAAGGCTGTAAGCCCCAACTGTTGGAATGTTATCCATTATTCAGGATTTCTGCACTTGGAACTGTTGAGCTCCTACGATGTAGACGTTAACCAGATCATAAATACTATATCTGAATGGATAGTTTTGATTAAGACCAGAGGCGTTAGGCGCCCCGAATTTCAGGCTCTCCTCACTGAATCTGAATCAGAGCATGGCGAAAGGGTTAACGGACGATGTCTGAACAATTGGCTTAGAAGAGGGAAAACTTTAAAACTGATATTTTCCCTGAGAAAAGAGATAGAAGCCTTCCTGGTTTCGATAGGGGCCACAACGGTCCATTTCACAGACAAGCAGTGGCTTTGTGACTTTGGCTTCTTGGTGGATATCATGGACCATCTTCGAGAACTCAGTGAACTGTTGAGAGTTAGTAAAGTCTTTGCTGCCGCTGCCTTTGACCATATCTGTACCTTTGAAGTTAAGCTGAGTTTACTGCAGAGacacattgaagaaaaaaacctcacacaCTTTGCGGCCTTCAGAGAAGTTGTCGATGAGCTTAAACAGCAtcttaaagaagaacaaaaaatatttgatcCCGATAGGTATCAAGTGGTGATCTGTCGCCTGCAAAAAGAATTTGAGAGACATTTCAAGGACCTCAGGTTCATTAAAAAGGACTTGGAACTTTTTGCGAATCCTTTTAATTTTAAGCCTGAATATGCACCTATTTCAGTAAGAGTGGAGCTAACCAAACTTCAGGCAAATACTAACCTTTGGAATGAATACAGAGTCAAAGACCTGGGGCAGTTCTATGCTGGCTTGTCCGCCGAATCTTACCCAATTATCAAAGGGGTTGCCTGTAAGGTGGCATCCTTGTTTGATAGTAATGAAATCTGCGAAAAGGCTTTTTCGTATTTGACTCGAAACCAACACACTTTGAGCCAACCCTTGACAGATGAGCATCTCCACGCCCTGTTTAGGATTGCCACAACTGAAATAGAGCCGCATTGGGATGACCTTGTGAGAGGAAGAAACGAACCCAATCCATAG